The Polyangium aurulentum genomic interval TCGGCCGCGGCCTTGAGCTCTTCCTTCTTGTCCTGGTGGATCATGGCCAGGTCGGCGAGCATGCGCGAGGCGACGACGCGCGGCAGATCGGTGCGCGACAGGTGGCCGCCCTCGTCGGCCTCCCAGAAGCGCTCCTGCGAGTAGAGCTTGAGCGGATCGGCGCGCATGCGCTCGCCGAGGTACTTCGCGGCGCGGATGTCGCCGACCTCGGCCAGGCGCGTGCCGGCCTCGCCCTGCCAGTGCAGGACGGGCTTCTTCGTCTCGAGCCATTTGACGAGCGCCTCGCCCGAGCGCGGATCGGCGACGTCCTTGACCATGTCGAGGATCTGCTTCGTCTGGAACCACTCCTTCTCGGGAGGATCGCTCTTCACGCTCTGGAGCGCGAGCACGAGGCCCTCGCCGCCGATGCCGTCGCGGAGCGCCTCGAGGAATTTCTGCCGGCTCTCGCCGTCGGAGGTGCTGAGCGCCGACAAGAGTGGCGCGCGCGCGGTCTCGTCGCCGATCTTGCCGAGGCCCGTGGCGGCGACGCGACCGACCTCGACGTCCTTGTCCTTGACGAGCGTGATCAGGGTCTGCGTCCACTTCGGGTTCGCGTCGCGCGACAGGAGGGTCGCGACGAGCTGGCGCACCGACGCGCTCGGATCGTTGGCGAGCGCGGCGAACTTGTCGAGGGGCACGAGCTGCGCGAGCATCTCGGGATCGAACGCGGTGCCGCCGCCGAGCCGCTCGACCTTCGCGAGGAAGCCCTTGCGGTACTGATCGAGCGCGGCGTCGAAGACCTGCGGCTCCTTCAGGGTCACGAGCGCCCACACGATCTGCGGCCGATCGCTGTCGTCGGCCTCCTTGAGCGCGGCGAGGAGCGCGGGCTTGGCGCCGTCGGCCTTGGGGCTGCCGTAATAGGCGAGCACCTGCGCGGCGATGCCCTTGATGCGGTGATCGGGCTGCGCGACGGCCTTGGTCGCGAGCGCGATGCCCTCGGGATCCTCGGCGTAGGCGAGCTGGATCAGCGCCTCTTGCTGCAGCGCCCACTCGTTGGGGTCCGCGGCCCATTTGCGCCAGCGCGGGATCTGGTCCTTGATGGGCAGGACGAAGATGTTCTTCTTCTCCTTGACCACCTGCTCGACGGTCATGCTCTCCGCGTCCGTCTTGAGGCCGTAGTAGAGCAGCCCGCCGCCGAGGGCGGCGATGAGCAGCCCGCCGATGATCGTGACGGGGTTGAAGCGACCCTTCTTGAAGTCGCCGTCGCCGTAGTCGCCGCCGCCGCCTGCGGGCGCGGGGGGTGCGGGGGGCGCTCCAACGGGGCCGCCGCCGGGGAGATCGGCGTCATCGGGCGGCCACTTCGCGAGCTGGAGCGACCCGGGAGGCGGGCTTTGGCCCTTCGTTCCAGGATTCGTTTCGGTCGAGGTGTTAGGACGGTCGAGCATGGTTCCTCCGGCGTCGCTGCCGTTGCGACCGGCGGCGCGGCAGACGCCGCTTGACGAGGTGAGACCATATCAGGGGTCGCCGAGCGGGCGTAACTTCTAAGAAGTTGCTAGAAGCATCCGGTGAGCATGGAGCCCTCCTCGCCTCGAACCGGCAGCACCCGCACGACCGTCCTCGGGTTCCTGATCGGGCTCGGCGGGCTGTTCGGCCTGGCCTTGCTGCCGCGCATCGGGGGTGGGGCGGGGCCGCTGGAAGGCAAACCCGCGCCGGATGTGGCGTTCGCCGTGGCCGCCAACGGCGACCCGGGCGCGAGAATGCAGATCTCCACGCTCAAGGGACATCCGGTGGTCCTGGACTTCTGGGCGACGTGGTGTGGCCCTTGCGCGATGCAGGCGCCAATCCTCGACCGGATCGCGCGCCGCTACGAGAAGCAGGGGCTCATCGTGCTCGGCGTGAACGTCGACGACCCGCCCGAGAAGGCCAAGCGCTACGCCGACAAGAAGGGCCTGTCGTACCCGATCGTGATGGACACCGCGCGCGAGGGCTCGGAGCGCTACGACGTCGACAAGCTCCCGAGCCTGGTCGTCATCGACCGCGAGGGGAAGGTGGTCAAATACATGACCGGCCTCGTCGACGAGGCCTCGCTCGACGAGATCATCGCTGCGGTGATGTAGCGATCGGGCGCGCCCGGCCCATCACTCGGCCGCGGCCGGCTGCTCGGAGGGCGCTGCCACGAGCTGCTTGTGCTTGTCGTGCTCGTCGCGGAAGCGCGTGTAGAGCCAGCAGAGGAAGGCCTCGACGCCCGCGAGCGCGTGGCTGCCGCGCTCGGAGGGGAAGACCTCGAACGCGTGCTGCGCGCCGGGGACCTCGGCGTAGAGGACGGGCGAGCGTGAGGCGCCGCGGAGCAGCTCGACGAACAGGCGCGCCTCTTCGACGGGCACGATGGTGTCCCGCGCGCCGTGCACCACGAAAAACGGCGGAGCGTCCGGACGCACCCGGCTCATGGGCGAGGCTTGCTCGTACACCTCGGGGGCTTCGGCCATCTTGCGCTTGATGATGAATCGCTCGAGCATCACGCGCAGGAGCGAGCGCTTCCAGATGCCCTTGCGGTCGGTGAAGTCGTAGACGCCATAGAAGGGCACGCAGGCTTGCACGCGCGTGTCGACGCCCTCGAAGCCGGGCTGATAGGCGGGGTCGTTCGGCGTGAGGGCGGCGAGGGAGGCGAGGTGGCCGCCCGCGGAGCCGCCGGTGATCACGATGAAGTCGGGATCGGCGCAATACTCGGCGCCGTGCTCCTTGATCCAGCGGATCGCGCTCTTCACGTCGATGATGTGGTCGGGGAAGGTGGCGCGGGGGCTCAGCCTGTAATTGGCCGAGACGACGACCCAGCCGTGGGCGGCGAGGCGGTAGGCGAGGGGTTTGCCCTGATCGTCCTTGCTGCCGATCATCCAGCCGCCGCCGTGGACGTGCAGGACCGTGGGGCGTTTGCCGGGGCAGTCGCGCGGGCGGTAGACGTCGAGGCGCAGGTTGACGCCGCCGGCCCGGCTATAGACGATGTTTTTCTGGATCTCGACGCGGCTATCGTAGATGGGCAGGGGCATGACCCGCTGGCGCAGGCTCCAGGGCTCCTCGAGCAGCGCGAGCAGCTCCTTGCCAATCTCGGTGCGATAGCTCGAACCGAGGCCCTCACGGAGCGCGTCCTCGACGACGTGGCGGGCGCGGCGGGCCTCGACCAGGATGACGGCGAGCCCGCCCCAGGAGAGCAGGGCGAGGCCGAGGGCGACCCAGCCGGCCCATCCATCGAGCCCGCCGGCCCAGATGAACAGGGCCGCCAGGACGCCCTGCCAGAAGATGTTGTGCGCGGCGAGCTCGCCTGTCAGCCACGAGGCGAAGAACCCGGCCCCGACGAGCGGCCAGAAGCGTCGCGCGGGGCGGAGGGCGTTGAGCGTGAACAGCACGCCCACGACGGTCGCGAACAGGAACAGGTAAGGCACCGCGAGGAAGGGCACGAGGAGCAGTTTAATCAAGGATGACGCGCTGTCCCGCCCGAATGTGACGCAGGCGGGCGCGGCGCGCCTCGGGCGGACGGGAGCGTGGTACGCTCGCGGCGTAATGAAGAGGACGCTCGCGTTTGCCCTGACGGAAGGACTGATGGTGCTCGTGCACGGCAAGGAGCCACCGTCGGACGCGGAGTGGGATCGTTACCTCGACGCGTGGTTCGTGTTCCTCGGGCAACGCGGGGAGAGCCGCTTGCTGGTGGTGGACGCGGGGGGGCCGCCGACGTCGGCGCAGCGACAGCGAATGGTGGAGCGGGTCCGCGGGCTCTCCAGGCCGAGCGGGCGGGTGGCAATCCTGACCGAAGCGCCGTTCGCGCGCATGGTGGTCAATGCGCTGGCCGCGACCGAAGAGAGCTGGCTCGGCGGCATTTACCGCGCGATCAAGCGAACGCCCGGGGAATCCTACGTTTACCGCGCTTTCGGCAAAGAGGACGTGCGCCGGGCGCTGACCTGGCTGGAGCTGCCGCTTTTACGCGAGGCGGACGTGCGCCGAACGATCGCCGCGCTCGAGGCGGAAATCGCGCGAGGCTGAGCCCCGCGCGGGGCGTTTGTCTCGCTCACGCAATCTCGCATTGCGCGAGCCGCGGCGCTAGAAGCCGATGTTGATGGCGGGCTGGGCGTCGAACTCGAGCCCGATCTTGGCCGGGGGCATGGGCGCGAGGCTGACGACGACGGCCACGTTCACCGGGATCACGACGTCCCTCTTCTGCTCGATGTTCGCCTTGAGGGCGTCGATCGGCGCGCCCGTGATGGTCTTCGTGTAGGGCGGCGCTTTCGTGAGATCCTCCTTCGTGAGGATCGTGGTGTCGAACGCCTTGCCGTTCAGATCGATCGGGGCGAGCTCCTTGCCCGTGGCCGCGTCCTTCACGCCGAGCTTCTTCACCTCGATGTCGATGCTCTTGACGAACCGCGCCCCCTCGAGCTCGGGCCTGTTGCTGTAGTCCGCGGCCTTGAGGGCGACCACGTCCTGCTGGAAGGTGAACGTGCATTTGTCGGCGGTGCCGCTCGATTTGACCGTGTATTTGTCGTTCGGGTCCTCGATCGGGTCACCGCATTGGAAGTCCTGCGGGATGTCGATCGCGGTGGAGCCCTCAATGGGCGGGATGCCGTCTTCCCCGTCGAGCGTGATCTCCGTGAGCTCGGAGATCTGTTCGCAGGCGGTGAGGAGGGGAATGGCGAGCACGAGCGCGGCGAGCGAGCGACGGATCATGGAAGCCTCCAAGGAAAGAGGAAAGTGGCGCTTCATTGAACACGGAAATTCGTCCGGTTGCAAGCGCATGCAGCGTGGCTGTTTCATGGCCCGAAACGTACGCAAGCCCTCGCGCAAGCGTAAGAGGGTGGGGTACAATGCCCGCGTGAAGATCCGCCGCCTGGGTTTCGTTGGCGACGTACACGCCGAGGACGAGCGCCTCGCGCTCGCGCTCGAACGCCTCCGCGGGGCGGGCGCGGACCTGATCGCCTGCGTGGGCGACATCGTCGACGGGCCCGGCGACGTCGACCGCTGCTTCGAGCTGCTCGACGCGCCCGACGTGGTCAGCGTGCGCGGCAACCACGAGCGCTGGTTTCTGGGCAACGACATGCGCGATTTGCCGGGTGCGCACAGCAAAGACCAGGTCAGCGCAGAGACCACGCGCCGCATCGCCGCGCTGCCCGCGACGCGCAGCCTCGATACCACCGGCGGCCGTCTCTTTCTCTGCCACGGCCTCGGCGCCGACGACATGGGCGCGGTCGAGCCCTGGGAGACCGAGGTCGACATGATGTGCAACGTCGCGCTCCAGCGCATGCTGTACAATCAGCACGAGCAGTTTTTCCTCAATGGCCACAGCCACCGCCGCCTCGTGCGCCGCATCGAGCACCGCGTGCTCATCAACGCCGGGACGCTCTTTCGAGAGCACGAGCCGACCTTCGGCCTCATCGATTTCGACGCCTCGCGCATCCGCACCTGGATCCTCGCGCCCGATCTTCGGATCAGCGAGGCCGTGCCGGCCGCCCTGCCGCGCTGACGATCAGGCCGCTCGCAGGCGCGCCCACGCATTCGCGAGGGCCGCAGCCGCGCGATCGACGTCCGCCTCGGTCGTGGATCGGCCGAGCGTCAATCGCACCGAGCCCACGGCCTCGGCGGGCGGCACGCCCATCGCGAGGATCACGGCCGAGGCCGCCTCGTGCCCGTCATGGCAGGCCGAGCCCGTGGAGGCCGCAATCTCGGGCGTCGCCGCGAGCAGCGCCGTGCCCGATACACCCGGAAAGCGCACGTTGAGCGTATTGGGGAGTCGCTCCGCCGGGTGACCATGGAGCGCGATACCCGGCACGCGCTCGGAGAGCGCCGCGAAGAGCCGGTCGGAGAGGTTTTTCATGCGCGCCGCGAGCGTGTCGAGGTCGCGCCGCGCCGCCGCGCAGGCGACGCCGAGGCCGACGATGGACGCCACGTTCTCGGTGCCGGGCCGCAGCCCCCGCTCGTGACCCGCGCCGAGGAGGAAGGGCGTGAGCGGCGTCCCCGCCCGCACGTAGAGCGCGCCGACGCCCTTCGGCGCATAGAGCTTGTGCCCCGCAATCGAGAGCAGATCCACGCCGAGCGCGTTCACATCGACGGGCACCTTGCCCAGCGATTGCGCGGCGTCGGTGTGCACGAGCGCGCCCGCGCGGTGGGCGAGCGCGGCGATCTCCCCAATGGGCTGGAGGACGCCCGTCTCGTTGTTCGCGTGCATGATCGTGACGAGCGCCGTGTCCTCGCCGAGCGCCGCGCCGACGTCCCCGGCGCGCGTCCTGCCCGAAGCGTCGACCCCGACCCGATCGATACGGAATCCATGCCGCGCGAGCCAGCTGCAAAAGGCCGCGGTGGCCGGGTGCTCGACGACCGAGGTGACCACGTGACGCCGCTCGGGCCGCGCCTCGGTGACGCCGCGAATGGCGAGGTTGTTGGCCTCGGTGCCGCCGGAGGTGAAGAGAATCTCGGCGGGGGAGCAGCCGAGCAGCGCGGCGACCTCGGCCCGGGCACGATCGACCCCCTCACGCGCGCGGCGGCCGTAGACGTGGCCGCTCGAGGGATTGCCGAAATGCTCGCGCAGGTACGGCAGCATCGCCTCCACGACCTCGGGGAGCAGGGGCGTCGTGGCATTGTGATCGAGGTAGATGGGATCGTCGGCCATGGCCTCTCCTTCAGGGATAACCGAACAGCGATCGGCAGATCAAGCCCAGCGTGACGCTCGCGAGGTTTGCCGCGAACGACCAGCGCAGCGTCTTCTCCCGGCCGATGGCGCGCATGTACAGCGCCTCCGCGCCAATGGCGAACGCCTCGGCAATGACCACCATGGTCCAGTATCGCGGCCCCTGCGCGAGCCGCAGCGACGGGTGCGGGGCGAGCAGGGCGAGATAGATGCGCTCGAAGAGGGGAGGGATCACGAACCAGACGATCGGGTGCGTCAGCGCGCTCGCGCCGAACGCCTCGATCGGGCGCACACGCAGGCCGAGCATGTAGATCGGCATCTCGACGGCCTGCGTGAACAGAAATGCCCAGAGCCAGGGCACGGCTCAGCGACGGCTCGAGCGCGCGCGACGCCTGCTCGCGGCGAGGCCGAGCGCCGCGCACGCGAGCCCTGCGGCAATCGGGGCCGCGCCCTCGGCGTCCGAGAGGGGCATCGAGACATTGCAGCCGCCGGCCTTCTTGACCTCGGGCTTGGGCGCGGACGCCGCGGAAGAGGCGGGGGCCGCGGCGCCTGCCACGCAGCGCACGCGCTCGTGACCGTAGGGATCGGTCGCGGCCGCGCAGGTGCCCGGCGCGCCCTTCGCATCGGCGCACGCGTCGCCCGATTTCTTCTGCACGCAGCTCTCCTCGTTGGGGCCGACCTCGTCCGCGAACGCGACGGCGGGGACGAGCAGCGCGGCGAGCGCGAGGGTGCGGGCGGCGAAGAGCGTAAAGGTAGAGGGCTTGGAAGAGCGCATGGAATCTCCTTCGGGGGGCGGATTGTACTTCATCGGGGCCGCGCGATGCGAGCGGCTTGGCTCCTCGATGGGCGCCCGCTCGCTTGCGCGCCCAGGCTTTTTTGCCATGTCTCCTGCCATGCGCGGAAAGTTCTTGCAGAGCGCGCTCGCGGCCCTGGCCGCCACCGCCGTGCTCGTCGGGGCGGGCGTGACCTCGGCGCAGAAGGCCTCGGCGCAGAAGGCGGCGCCGAAAAAGGAGCCGAGCCCCTATCTGGCCGACAGGCTCCGGACCGATGGATTCCTCAAGGGAGGCGCGCAATATCGCGCCCAGCACGCGCAGGCCCAGTGGGAGAACCTGGCGCAGGAGGACGGGGCGGTCTGCCGCGAGGCCCTGAAGACGGCCGGCATCAAATTCACCCCGCTCGCCGATCGCAAGGCGCCCGATACGAAGGGCTGCGGCATTCCGCACGGCGTCATGGTCTCCCACGGGCCCACGGGCATCCGCTATTCGCCCCCGCTCGTCGTCGATTGCTCGCTCGCCGCCACCTTGCCCAAGGTCGAGGCCATCCTGCAGGAAGAGGCCGAGCGCCACCTCGGCGCGCCCATCGCCCGCGTCGGCAATCTCGGCACCTACAGCTGCCGCAGCGTGCGCGGCTGGGCCCAGCGCATCAGCCAGCACGCCCTCGGCAATGCGATGGACTTCTCGACCTTCCACCCGAAGCGCGGCCGCGCCGTGACCGTCATGCGCGATTACGTGCGCGGCGGCGAGGACACCGAGAAGCCCGAGGAGCGCTTCCTGCGCGCCATCTATCGGCGGCTCTGGTCCGAGTCGGGCCTGACGCGGGTGCTCGGCCCCGATTGGGACGCGGCGCACCGCGACCACCTCCACCTCGACCGCGGTCGGCGAGGCTGGCGGTTTCCCTGACAACCTCTCACAGCGCCGTGGGGTAGGTCTCCGGCAGCTCGCCGCGCTCCCATAGCCCGGTGCGCTCGAGCGGCTCGAGGGCGCGCGTCTCGTCGAGGTGCATCACCCAGTCGAATTGCTCGGAGAGCGAGACGTGGAAGTAGTGGCTCGCCCGCTCCGTCCTCGGCCGGTAAATGACGCCGATCGCGCGCTCGAGGCGCCGCTCATCGAGGCCCTTCACCTCGGCCGGACGCAGCAAGAAGCGCCCGAGGTCCGTCTTGTGGAACAACGACTCCACGCTGTTCGGCATCGACGGCCGGACGTGCTTTCGCTCGACGGGCTCGCCCCAATCGTTCGCCGCCGTCACCGTGCCCGTGTGCGTCGTGAAGCCGATGAGCCGCGTCTCTTTGCCGTGACGCTCGCGCGTGAGCTGCCCGAGGTTCAGCTCGCCCATGTCGCCGAGAGCGGTCGCGCGCGCGTCGCCGAGGTGCGAGTTATGCGCCCACACGACGATCTTGCCCGAGCAGCCCGTCCTCGCGAGGTGCTCCGCGAGCGCGTCGAGCGTGTTGGCCATGTGCGTGTCGCGCAGGTTCCACGACTCCACCCCGCCCCGGTACATGGAGCGGTAATACGCCTCCGCGTCCCTCACGAGCGCGGCATTCTGCTGCGCGGCGAAGAGGTCGTCCTCTGCGGCGAACCCGTCCGGCCGCTTCAATTCGCTCGCGTGCCGCAGCATCTCCTCGAGCTGCGCCACCACCGCGCCCTCGCAGCCCGACGC includes:
- a CDS encoding HEAT repeat domain-containing protein; this encodes MLDRPNTSTETNPGTKGQSPPPGSLQLAKWPPDDADLPGGGPVGAPPAPPAPAGGGGDYGDGDFKKGRFNPVTIIGGLLIAALGGGLLYYGLKTDAESMTVEQVVKEKKNIFVLPIKDQIPRWRKWAADPNEWALQQEALIQLAYAEDPEGIALATKAVAQPDHRIKGIAAQVLAYYGSPKADGAKPALLAALKEADDSDRPQIVWALVTLKEPQVFDAALDQYRKGFLAKVERLGGGTAFDPEMLAQLVPLDKFAALANDPSASVRQLVATLLSRDANPKWTQTLITLVKDKDVEVGRVAATGLGKIGDETARAPLLSALSTSDGESRQKFLEALRDGIGGEGLVLALQSVKSDPPEKEWFQTKQILDMVKDVADPRSGEALVKWLETKKPVLHWQGEAGTRLAEVGDIRAAKYLGERMRADPLKLYSQERFWEADEGGHLSRTDLPRVVASRMLADLAMIHQDKKEELKAAAEDSVLFWIKDKPQPHANGLRFLAAVKSEKATNDLRNWAFPKDPLPKEGAQPPFPPAFETAQSALRYIGMMKDEPSYPKLLAQLKRKTDKKMDITQDSLAGAGLAMLGMSLRAVGYGAAQGLGQWGDPQASKPLMELIEDETWHEEARLAACDALAWCADDKTMSEVAKKARDYASKKEPRKQIIGACYASTLTLKPVPSVVPELADLLTIDLDPGLRMNFARAIGVGGFDQATEGKLFEKLKDPELRNAAALALILGGTPETAARTVAMYGDFGQDALNDLKDHYFRAFGYWSDEDFNKGNIYRWVANAEAIARIKVSDVPQEWSRQRLQSQFDNLKFDNGPHSETRVVLRYRLWQDAKKGAPERKKGAIQTLKFMKERGVLMALRGEQGETGEMAKKAFFELMNPKAGLPDEKLGDLQKAAQKSAGGKGDKQ
- a CDS encoding TlpA family protein disulfide reductase; protein product: MEPSSPRTGSTRTTVLGFLIGLGGLFGLALLPRIGGGAGPLEGKPAPDVAFAVAANGDPGARMQISTLKGHPVVLDFWATWCGPCAMQAPILDRIARRYEKQGLIVLGVNVDDPPEKAKRYADKKGLSYPIVMDTAREGSERYDVDKLPSLVVIDREGKVVKYMTGLVDEASLDEIIAAVM
- a CDS encoding alpha/beta hydrolase fold domain-containing protein produces the protein MIKLLLVPFLAVPYLFLFATVVGVLFTLNALRPARRFWPLVGAGFFASWLTGELAAHNIFWQGVLAALFIWAGGLDGWAGWVALGLALLSWGGLAVILVEARRARHVVEDALREGLGSSYRTEIGKELLALLEEPWSLRQRVMPLPIYDSRVEIQKNIVYSRAGGVNLRLDVYRPRDCPGKRPTVLHVHGGGWMIGSKDDQGKPLAYRLAAHGWVVVSANYRLSPRATFPDHIIDVKSAIRWIKEHGAEYCADPDFIVITGGSAGGHLASLAALTPNDPAYQPGFEGVDTRVQACVPFYGVYDFTDRKGIWKRSLLRVMLERFIIKRKMAEAPEVYEQASPMSRVRPDAPPFFVVHGARDTIVPVEEARLFVELLRGASRSPVLYAEVPGAQHAFEVFPSERGSHALAGVEAFLCWLYTRFRDEHDKHKQLVAAPSEQPAAAE
- a CDS encoding metallophosphoesterase family protein, translated to MKIRRLGFVGDVHAEDERLALALERLRGAGADLIACVGDIVDGPGDVDRCFELLDAPDVVSVRGNHERWFLGNDMRDLPGAHSKDQVSAETTRRIAALPATRSLDTTGGRLFLCHGLGADDMGAVEPWETEVDMMCNVALQRMLYNQHEQFFLNGHSHRRLVRRIEHRVLINAGTLFREHEPTFGLIDFDASRIRTWILAPDLRISEAVPAALPR
- a CDS encoding cysteine desulfurase family protein, with the translated sequence MADDPIYLDHNATTPLLPEVVEAMLPYLREHFGNPSSGHVYGRRAREGVDRARAEVAALLGCSPAEILFTSGGTEANNLAIRGVTEARPERRHVVTSVVEHPATAAFCSWLARHGFRIDRVGVDASGRTRAGDVGAALGEDTALVTIMHANNETGVLQPIGEIAALAHRAGALVHTDAAQSLGKVPVDVNALGVDLLSIAGHKLYAPKGVGALYVRAGTPLTPFLLGAGHERGLRPGTENVASIVGLGVACAAARRDLDTLAARMKNLSDRLFAALSERVPGIALHGHPAERLPNTLNVRFPGVSGTALLAATPEIAASTGSACHDGHEAASAVILAMGVPPAEAVGSVRLTLGRSTTEADVDRAAAALANAWARLRAA
- a CDS encoding extensin family protein, yielding MSPAMRGKFLQSALAALAATAVLVGAGVTSAQKASAQKAAPKKEPSPYLADRLRTDGFLKGGAQYRAQHAQAQWENLAQEDGAVCREALKTAGIKFTPLADRKAPDTKGCGIPHGVMVSHGPTGIRYSPPLVVDCSLAATLPKVEAILQEEAERHLGAPIARVGNLGTYSCRSVRGWAQRISQHALGNAMDFSTFHPKRGRAVTVMRDYVRGGEDTEKPEERFLRAIYRRLWSESGLTRVLGPDWDAAHRDHLHLDRGRRGWRFP
- a CDS encoding erythromycin esterase family protein — its product is MSSGALIRDIRASAVVLSGSSADFDPILADMGGVRFALIGEASHGTHDFYRLRIELTKRLIREHGFCAVAVEADWPDAYRVNDWVRGRGADADATEALSGFQRFPQWMWRNADVLDFVGWLRAHNESLSREAQRVGFYGLDLYSLHASMDAVLGYLENVDPEAAQRARERYSCFDHFGDEPQRYGMLAGLGMASGCEGAVVAQLEEMLRHASELKRPDGFAAEDDLFAAQQNAALVRDAEAYYRSMYRGGVESWNLRDTHMANTLDALAEHLARTGCSGKIVVWAHNSHLGDARATALGDMGELNLGQLTRERHGKETRLIGFTTHTGTVTAANDWGEPVERKHVRPSMPNSVESLFHKTDLGRFLLRPAEVKGLDERRLERAIGVIYRPRTERASHYFHVSLSEQFDWVMHLDETRALEPLERTGLWERGELPETYPTAL